The following are encoded in a window of Brevibacillus ruminantium genomic DNA:
- a CDS encoding DUF554 domain-containing protein: MILLGTLVNAVAIVAGALLGRLLSGIPESIRKTVMQGIGLAVVLLGIKMSLETQNFLLVILSIVIGSILGELMRIESGLNKLGQWLEQKMGKSTQGSIATGFVTTTLVYCIGAMAVLGAMDSGLRNNHEILYTKAMLDGFSAIIFSSTLGIGVLFSAVPVFLYQGAIALLSTQIYHIVSQETLNAMLVEVTAVGGLMIIAIGINILELKKINVANMLPALVIAAIGVPISQWLTGLFG, from the coding sequence GTGATTTTGTTGGGAACCCTGGTCAATGCGGTTGCGATTGTGGCTGGAGCTTTATTGGGTAGACTGTTGTCCGGTATACCTGAATCCATTCGGAAAACGGTCATGCAGGGGATCGGGCTTGCGGTTGTCCTCTTGGGTATCAAAATGAGCCTGGAAACTCAAAACTTTTTGCTGGTCATCCTCAGTATCGTCATCGGGTCTATTCTCGGAGAGCTGATGAGGATCGAGTCAGGCCTAAATAAGCTCGGGCAATGGCTGGAGCAAAAAATGGGCAAAAGTACGCAGGGGAGTATCGCAACCGGTTTTGTAACGACAACGCTGGTTTATTGCATTGGAGCTATGGCTGTATTGGGTGCGATGGACAGCGGACTGCGCAACAACCATGAGATTTTGTACACAAAAGCAATGCTGGACGGCTTTTCTGCCATTATCTTTTCCTCAACACTTGGGATAGGCGTGTTATTTTCAGCGGTTCCCGTTTTTCTGTACCAGGGAGCAATCGCTCTGCTGTCTACACAGATTTATCATATTGTCAGTCAAGAAACCTTGAATGCGATGCTGGTTGAAGTGACAGCCGTAGGCGGACTGATGATTATTGCGATTGGCATCAACATTCTAGAGCTGAAAAAGATCAATGTGGCCAATATGCTGCCAGCCTTGGTCATTGCCGCGATTGGGGTGCCGATTTCACAATGGCTGACGGGTTTGTTTGGCTAG